From a single Bufo bufo chromosome 9, aBufBuf1.1, whole genome shotgun sequence genomic region:
- the BORCS6 gene encoding BLOC-1-related complex subunit 6 — MSSKPGSERETDASVRRHALQRSKADIPPIDLEVLKDLEILAQDVALKVDQMMRSLSGTIQNMTALSVGYIQTYRDSVDSLGESVDMSIKGMYTLMARCEELDRSMQPIQALAKQIREIKRTLEMFETLCK, encoded by the exons ATGAGCTCCAAGCCCGGCTCGGAGCGGGAGA CTGACGCCAGCGTCCGCCGTCACGCACTGCAGAGAAGCAAGGCCGACATCCCCCCCATCGACCTGGAGGTGCTGAAGGACCTGGAGATCCTCGCTCAGGACGTCGCCCTAAAAGTCGATCAGATGATGAGAAGTTTGAGCGGCACAATCCAGAAC ATGACGGCGCTCAGCGTGGGCTACATCCAGACGTACAGGGATTCCGTGGACAGCCTCGGAGAGTCAGTGGACATGAGCATCAAG GGGATGTACACGCTGATGGCGCGCTGCGAGGAGCTGGATCGGTCCATGCAGCCCATTCAAGCTTTGGCCAAGCAGATCCGGGAGATTAAGCGCACGCTGGAGATGTTCGAGACGTTATGTAAATAA